Proteins encoded by one window of Candidatus Neomarinimicrobiota bacterium:
- a CDS encoding alcohol dehydrogenase catalytic domain-containing protein, producing the protein MRAVRIHEYGGPEVLRWEEIPEPVCPDGKILVEIKAASINHLDLWVRKGLPRTPLPIILGSDGSGVVTQVGRGAEQWEEGDEVIIQPGTYCGECTFCTRGKENYCKQYGILGETENGTQCEFMLADTRNVER; encoded by the coding sequence ATGAGGGCGGTCCGGATCCACGAGTACGGCGGACCAGAAGTTCTCCGTTGGGAAGAGATCCCTGAACCGGTCTGTCCTGACGGCAAGATCCTCGTTGAAATAAAGGCAGCCTCCATCAACCATCTCGATCTCTGGGTGAGAAAGGGCCTTCCACGCACTCCCCTGCCCATCATCCTTGGAAGCGATGGAAGCGGGGTAGTCACTCAGGTTGGAAGGGGAGCAGAACAGTGGGAAGAGGGGGATGAGGTCATCATTCAACCAGGGACTTACTGCGGTGAATGTACGTTCTGCACCCGGGGAAAAGAGAATTACTGCAAGCAGTACGGGATCCTTGGAGAGACGGAAAACGGAACTCAGTGTGAATTCATGTTGGCGGACACAAGGAATGTGGAAAGA
- a CDS encoding deoxynucleoside kinase, with protein sequence MKNLYYIAVEGVIGVGKTSLAELLSERLSAKLIAEKFEENPFLSDFYRDPERYAFQTQVFFLLSRYRQQQELRQIDMFHKMIISDYMFVKDRLFASLNLNEKEMSLYDTVANLLERTVMSPDLVIYLQADTDRLIERIIDRSRDFERNVSREYIDALNQVYNEFFFRYQDSPLFIINTNNIDFVKNEDDLEEVIRYIRQPVSGTKFFNPTVDFGE encoded by the coding sequence GTGAAGAATCTTTATTACATCGCAGTTGAAGGTGTGATTGGCGTCGGCAAAACGAGTCTTGCAGAACTTCTCTCCGAACGACTGAGTGCGAAGCTTATCGCGGAGAAATTCGAGGAGAATCCATTCCTTTCTGACTTCTATCGTGATCCCGAACGTTACGCCTTTCAGACGCAGGTATTTTTCTTGTTGAGCAGGTACCGCCAGCAACAGGAACTGCGCCAGATCGACATGTTCCACAAAATGATAATCTCGGACTATATGTTTGTAAAGGATCGACTCTTCGCCTCTCTTAACCTGAACGAAAAAGAAATGTCACTGTATGACACGGTGGCAAATCTTCTGGAAAGAACCGTCATGAGTCCTGATCTAGTGATTTACCTTCAGGCGGATACGGATCGTCTTATTGAGAGAATCATCGACCGGTCCCGGGATTTTGAAAGAAACGTATCGAGAGAGTACATCGATGCTCTTAATCAGGTATACAATGAATTCTTCTTCCGGTACCAGGACAGTCCCCTGTTCATCATCAACACCAACAACATAGATTTCGTGAAGAACGAGGATGATTTGGAAGAAGTTATCCGGTACATTCGTCAACCTGTAAGCGGAACCAAATTCTTCAATCCCACCGTGGACTTTGGGGAATGA